The region CGTGGCCACGCCGACCGACGTGCAGGGCGTGCTGCGGGCGGGAGGGCGCTGGGTGAAGGCCTTCCCCGCGACGGCGCTGGGCACCGAGTGGTTCCGCGCCATGCGCGGGCCCTTCCCCGACGTGCGGATCGTGGCCACCGGCGGTATGGACGCGCACAACGCGCGGGAGTACCTCGGCGCCGGAGCGCGCATGGTGGCGGTCGGCTCCGCCCTGTCCGACCCCGAGCAGATCCCGCTCCTGGCCGGACTCGTCTGAGCCGGGCCCCGGGCCCGCCGGGCGCCGCCGCACGGGTTCGGGCGGGCCGGTGCGGCGGGCCCGGGCGCCCGCTGCCAGACTGGGCGGCGCAGCCGACCGATCCCGGGGAGTCACGGTGGAACGCGACCACGACCTCGTCCTGTTCGGCGCGACCGGGTACACCGGCGCGCTGACCGCCGGATACCTGTCCGCGCACCTGCCCGCCCGGACGCGGTGGGCGCTGGCCGGGCGCGACCGGGACAGGCTCGCCGCGCTGCGCGAGCGCCTGGCCGCGCAGGCCCCCGGGACCCCGCCGCCCGACCTGCTGGTGGCCGACGCGAACGACGCGGGATCCGTGCGCGCCATGGCCGCGTCGGCGCGGGCGGTCGTCTCCACCGTCGGCCCCTACTCCGTCCACGGCGCGCCCCTGGTCGCGGCCTGCGCCGCGGAGGGCACCGACTACCTGGACCTGTGCGGGGAGCCGGAGTTCGTCGACCGCATGTACGTCGAGCACCACGCCGCCGCCGTGGAGAGCGGGGCGCGGATCGTGCACGCCTGCGGGTTCGACTCCGTCCCGCACGACCTGGGCGCCCTGTTCACCGTGCAGCGGCTGCCCGAGGGCGTGCCGCTGCACGTCGAGGGGTTCGTGCGGGCCAAGGGCACCCCGTCCGGGGGGACCCTCCATTCGCTGCTGGGCGCGTTCGCCGACCCCGGCCGCACCCTGGCGGCGGCCCGGGAGCGGCGCCTGCAGGAGGAGCCGCCCGCCGGGCGGCGGGTGCGCGTGGACCGGCGGGGCGTGCCGCGCACCCGCCTGGCCCGGGGGTGGACGCTGCCGATGCCGTCCCTGGACCCACAGGTGGTGGTGCGGTCGGCGGCCGCGTCGGAGCGGTACGGGCCGGACTTCTCCTACGGGCACTACGCGGCGTTCCTGCGCCCGGCCAGTGCGGCCGCGGCGGTCGCGGGCGTGGGCGGGCTGCTCGCGGCGGCGCGGGTGCCCCCGCTGCGCGAGCGGCTGCTGGCGCTGCGCGCCCCCGGCGAGGGCCCCACCCCCGAGCAGCTGGCCGCGGGCTGGTTCACGGTGCACTTCGCGGGCCGGGGCGGCGGGCACCGGGTGTACACGCGGGTGTCGGGTCCCGAGCCCGGGTACGCGGGGACCTCGGTCATGCTCGCGGAGTCGGCGCTGTGCCTGCTGTACGACGACCTGCCCGCGACCTGCGGCCAGGTGACCCCGGCGACGGCCATGGGCGACGCCCTGATCGGGCGGCTGCGGGCCGCCGGGTTCGGGTTCGAGGTGCTGGACGCCGCCGGGGGCTGAGGGCCCGCCTCAGACCAGGAGCACGGCCACCAGGGCGAGCACGAGCAGGACCACGAAGGCGACGGCGTGCACGCGGTCCGGGACCCGGCCCACGTGGCGGCGGGCCACCGCGATGGCGGGCAGCGAACCGGCCAGCAGCAGCCCCGCGGCGACCAGGTCGACCGACCCGGCGTACCCGGCCCCCGCCCCGCCGCTGCCCAGCAGCACGTAGACCGCGGTCCCGGCCAGGGCGACGGGCAGGCTGAGCGGGTTGGCCATGGCGGTGGCCTCCAGCATGGGCAGCCCGCGGCGGCGCAGCAGCGGGACGGTCATGACGCTGCCGCCCACCCCCAGGAAGCCGGTCACCGCGCCGATGCCCGCCCCGACCACCGGGGTGGACGCGCGGCCGGGGGTCCGCGGCGCCTCCCCCGCGGGGCGGGCGAGGAAACCCCTGCGCAGCAGGCTGTCGGCGATGGTCACCACCAGGTAGGCGATGAAGAGCACGTGCTGGACCTCGCCCCCGGCCAGCGTGGCGGCCCACGCCCCGGCCGCGCTGCCCAGGCCGATGTAGGCGGCCAGCGGCCACAGGTGTTCGCGGCGCAGCCGCCCGGCCCGGTACTGGGCCCAGGTGGCGACCGAGGAGTTGACGACCATGACGGCAGTGGAGGTCGCCACGGCCACGGCCATGGCGTCCGCCTCCGGGCCGCCCCGGGCCGCCGTGACGGCGTAGACGACCGGGACGGTCACGAAGCCGCCGCCGAAACCGAAGGCCACGGTGGTGAGGCCGCTCAGGCAGCCCAGGGCCAGGAGCAGGAGGAAGGAGGTGAGCACCCGCTCCACGGTACGGGCGGGGCGGGTGGCGCGCATTCGGTGAAGCGACAGGAACGATCGCCGAACGGACACGGCGGGCCGGACCGGTAGGGTCCGGTGCCGTGCGCAACATCCCCGTCTCCGAGGTGGAGGACATCGACCGGCCGGTCCTGGCGATCGGCACGGACTACCCGCCCGGGTTCGTGCTGGCCCGGCACCGGCACCGCCGGGCCCAGTTCCTGTACGGCGCCACCGGGGTGATGCGGGTGCGCACCGGGGACGGCGCGTGGACGGTGCCGCCGCAGCGCGCCGTGCTCGTCCCGGCCGGGACCGCCCACGAGGTGACGATGGAGGGCGTGAGCACCCGGAGCCTGTACCTGGAGCAGGCCGCGGTCCCCTGGTTCCCCGAGCGCTGCCAGGTGGTGGAGGTGTCGCCGCTGCTGCGCGCCCTGGTGTCGGAGGCGGTGGACATCGAGCCGCACTACGACGGGCGGGGGCGGGACGGGGCGCTGGTCGGGCTGCTGCTGCACGAGCTGCGGCGGCTGGTCCCGCTGCCGCTGGACCTGCCGCTGCCGGTCCACGAGGGGCTGCGGGCCCTGTGCGAGGAGTTCCTGGAGGCTCCCGACGTGCACGACCCGCCCGCGCGGTGGGCGGCGCGGCTGCACGTGGGCGAGCGGACGCTGCACCGGCTGTTCCGGGCCGAGACCGGCATGGGGTTCGCGCGGTGGCGGCGGCGCGCCTGTGTGCTGCGCTCGCTGCCCGCGCTGGACCGGGGCGAGCCCGTCGCCCGGGTGGCCGCGGACCTGGGGTACGGCAGCCCGGCGGCGTTCTCGGCGGCCTTCTCCGCCCTGCTGGGCGCGCCGCCCCGGGACTACCGGGCGGCCGGCCGCCCGGTCCCCTGAGCCGGGCCGTTCGCGGGCACGCCGCGGGGCCGTGTCGCGGGATCGGGCCGCGCGCCCGCGAGCTGCCGGGTGGGGTCCGGGGCGTGTCCCCCGCCGCGGGCGGGGCCGTCAGCCGGGGAAGGCCCGCACGACCTCGGGGACCTCGCGCAGGTGCGTGGCGAGGACGGCCACGGCAGCCTCGCCGTCGTGCTCGGCCAGCCGGTCGGCGATCATCCGGTGCTCGCGCTCGATGGTGTCCAGGCGCTCGGGGGCCTCGGTGATGGTCCGCACCGACAGGCGCACCTGCCGGGGGCGCATCGCCTCGTACATCTCGGCGAGGACGGCGTTGCCGCGGTGGCGGACGATCGAGCCGTGGAAGGCCTG is a window of Nocardiopsis changdeensis DNA encoding:
- a CDS encoding sulfite exporter TauE/SafE family protein, whose amino-acid sequence is MRATRPARTVERVLTSFLLLLALGCLSGLTTVAFGFGGGFVTVPVVYAVTAARGGPEADAMAVAVATSTAVMVVNSSVATWAQYRAGRLRREHLWPLAAYIGLGSAAGAWAATLAGGEVQHVLFIAYLVVTIADSLLRRGFLARPAGEAPRTPGRASTPVVGAGIGAVTGFLGVGGSVMTVPLLRRRGLPMLEATAMANPLSLPVALAGTAVYVLLGSGGAGAGYAGSVDLVAAGLLLAGSLPAIAVARRHVGRVPDRVHAVAFVVLLVLALVAVLLV
- a CDS encoding AraC family transcriptional regulator is translated as MRNIPVSEVEDIDRPVLAIGTDYPPGFVLARHRHRRAQFLYGATGVMRVRTGDGAWTVPPQRAVLVPAGTAHEVTMEGVSTRSLYLEQAAVPWFPERCQVVEVSPLLRALVSEAVDIEPHYDGRGRDGALVGLLLHELRRLVPLPLDLPLPVHEGLRALCEEFLEAPDVHDPPARWAARLHVGERTLHRLFRAETGMGFARWRRRACVLRSLPALDRGEPVARVAADLGYGSPAAFSAAFSALLGAPPRDYRAAGRPVP
- a CDS encoding saccharopine dehydrogenase family protein is translated as MERDHDLVLFGATGYTGALTAGYLSAHLPARTRWALAGRDRDRLAALRERLAAQAPGTPPPDLLVADANDAGSVRAMAASARAVVSTVGPYSVHGAPLVAACAAEGTDYLDLCGEPEFVDRMYVEHHAAAVESGARIVHACGFDSVPHDLGALFTVQRLPEGVPLHVEGFVRAKGTPSGGTLHSLLGAFADPGRTLAAARERRLQEEPPAGRRVRVDRRGVPRTRLARGWTLPMPSLDPQVVVRSAAASERYGPDFSYGHYAAFLRPASAAAAVAGVGGLLAAARVPPLRERLLALRAPGEGPTPEQLAAGWFTVHFAGRGGGHRVYTRVSGPEPGYAGTSVMLAESALCLLYDDLPATCGQVTPATAMGDALIGRLRAAGFGFEVLDAAGG